A window of Chitinophaga sp. MM2321 contains these coding sequences:
- a CDS encoding conjugal transfer protein TraI, with protein MLSLLLCFTLVIAPTQKSHAIWWIVIKAAVKKAILAADLAIQRQQNKVIWLQNAQKTLENAMAKLKLDEISDWTEKQRNLYRGYFEELNKVKTIITYYKRIKEIGQQQIRIVEEYNRAWRLVRQDKNFTLDEINHIGNVYHGILEETLKNVEQLSLVVNSFATSMSDAKRLEIIGDAAEKVDQNYSDLKRFTNENYILSLTRSKSKVELEQLKVMYGIKE; from the coding sequence ATGTTAAGCCTTTTATTGTGTTTTACCCTGGTGATTGCACCTACCCAAAAGAGCCATGCCATCTGGTGGATCGTTATTAAGGCAGCAGTAAAGAAAGCAATTCTTGCTGCCGATTTGGCGATTCAGCGGCAGCAGAACAAAGTGATATGGTTACAGAATGCACAGAAAACCTTGGAAAACGCGATGGCAAAACTAAAGCTGGATGAGATCAGCGACTGGACAGAGAAGCAGCGCAATTTATACCGGGGATATTTTGAGGAGTTGAATAAAGTCAAGACCATCATAACCTATTATAAAAGGATCAAAGAGATAGGACAACAGCAGATCCGCATAGTGGAGGAATACAACCGTGCGTGGAGATTGGTACGACAGGATAAAAATTTCACATTGGATGAAATTAACCACATCGGTAATGTTTACCACGGTATTCTGGAAGAAACCTTAAAAAACGTAGAGCAGTTAAGCCTTGTTGTGAATTCGTTTGCAACGAGTATGAGTGATGCCAAAAGGTTGGAGATCATAGGAGATGCTGCCGAAAAAGTGGATCAGAATTATTCGGATTTAAAAAGGTTTACCAATGAGAATTATATCCTTTCCCTTACACGTTCAAAAAGTAAGGTAGAACTGGAGCAATTGAAAGTAATGTACGGCATAAAGGAGTAA
- a CDS encoding site-specific DNA-methyltransferase has protein sequence MKNIKQTSNLQVPTNIILNQDCLKGLKLYPDKFFHCCVTSPPYFRLRDYQVNGQIGQEQWPEEYITKLVDIFREVKRVLRPEGTIWINIGDSYFSHKKRPAELSTDVPHSNLKCKDLIGIPWMLAFALRDIGLYLRQDIIWHKPSPMPEGVKDRCTKSHEYLFLLSKSREYYYDQNAVSQTLKISSIQRQMRGVSSKNKYREGIPGQPVQRIYLPRDNVKQSKRTYIEREDPAFKESKRKPASVTGQANLRSVWTLHTKGYKGNHFATFPEEIPFICIKAGCPEHGIVLDPFLGAGTTALVARKLSRNYVGFELNPKYAQMAMKRLHRELGIFL, from the coding sequence ATGAAGAACATAAAACAGACAAGTAACCTGCAAGTGCCCACCAATATAATCCTGAACCAGGATTGCCTTAAAGGATTAAAGTTATACCCCGATAAGTTCTTTCACTGTTGTGTTACCTCTCCTCCATATTTCAGGTTGAGGGATTATCAGGTCAACGGGCAGATCGGACAGGAACAGTGGCCTGAAGAGTATATAACAAAACTTGTGGACATATTCCGTGAAGTGAAACGGGTTTTGAGACCGGAAGGGACGATTTGGATCAACATCGGAGATTCTTATTTCAGTCATAAGAAGAGGCCGGCAGAACTAAGCACCGATGTGCCTCATTCAAATTTAAAATGCAAAGACCTTATTGGTATCCCCTGGATGCTTGCCTTTGCCTTGCGTGATATCGGCCTTTACCTGCGACAGGATATTATCTGGCATAAGCCAAGCCCGATGCCAGAAGGTGTAAAGGATAGGTGTACAAAGAGCCACGAATATCTATTTCTGTTGAGCAAGTCACGTGAATATTATTATGACCAAAACGCCGTAAGCCAAACCTTAAAAATTTCTTCCATACAAAGACAGATGCGGGGAGTATCCTCAAAGAACAAGTATAGGGAGGGTATTCCAGGTCAGCCAGTTCAACGCATTTATTTGCCAAGAGATAATGTAAAACAAAGTAAACGGACATACATAGAAAGGGAAGACCCTGCATTTAAAGAAAGTAAAAGAAAACCGGCATCAGTAACAGGACAGGCTAATCTAAGATCAGTATGGACACTACACACTAAAGGATATAAAGGAAATCATTTCGCCACTTTTCCAGAGGAAATTCCATTTATATGTATTAAAGCAGGTTGTCCGGAACATGGGATCGTATTAGATCCATTTCTGGGGGCAGGTACAACTGCGTTAGTTGCCCGCAAGTTATCCCGTAACTATGTTGGTTTTGAATTGAACCCTAAGTATGCACAGATGGCAATGAAGCGTCTGCATAGGGAGCTTGGGATATTTTTATAA
- a CDS encoding DUF3560 domain-containing protein: protein MKQENYFHHNLESGKLDVFLTKSFYESLDQNQKKVFRTYCRWSRYQVCWISKGKAENCHFLKGELAAMGFVDAGTKGEKISFEEQVNKEKSRAARRAENAERKAGRAEQHSDDLYRKAKDMAAVIPFGQPIHIGHHSEKRDRNYRDKIHNTFGKSFAEAEKAEHYNSKAETARRAAEGAKYSSPRYLTNRIKESQKHIRICERRLSGKYNPGSPVVEISETSKEFYQKRIGEESEKLDYYKKRMKEINPEWSENLKASAKRNKGKSL, encoded by the coding sequence ATGAAACAGGAAAATTATTTTCATCACAATTTGGAATCCGGTAAACTGGATGTATTTCTTACTAAGTCTTTTTACGAATCCCTTGATCAAAATCAGAAAAAGGTTTTCCGAACCTATTGCCGCTGGAGCCGTTATCAGGTTTGCTGGATTTCAAAAGGCAAAGCCGAGAATTGTCATTTCCTGAAAGGTGAGCTTGCAGCAATGGGCTTCGTGGATGCAGGAACCAAAGGCGAAAAGATTTCATTTGAAGAACAGGTGAACAAAGAGAAGAGCCGAGCAGCACGTCGGGCAGAAAATGCAGAAAGGAAAGCAGGGAGAGCCGAGCAGCATTCTGATGATTTGTATAGAAAAGCTAAAGATATGGCTGCTGTGATCCCCTTCGGTCAGCCCATACATATAGGACATCATAGTGAAAAAAGAGACCGGAATTATCGGGACAAAATCCATAACACCTTCGGAAAATCATTTGCTGAGGCAGAAAAGGCTGAGCATTACAATAGCAAGGCAGAAACTGCCAGGCGCGCTGCTGAAGGGGCAAAGTATTCAAGCCCGAGATACCTGACTAACAGGATTAAGGAAAGTCAGAAGCATATCAGGATATGCGAAAGGAGACTATCAGGAAAGTATAATCCCGGTTCACCGGTAGTGGAAATTAGTGAAACCAGTAAAGAGTTTTATCAGAAACGCATTGGGGAAGAAAGTGAAAAATTGGACTATTATAAAAAGCGGATGAAGGAAATCAATCCGGAATGGTCCGAAAATTTAAAAGCATCAGCTAAAAGGAATAAAGGAAAAAGTTTGTAA
- a CDS encoding DUF4133 domain-containing protein has product MGNSVYVINKGINKSIEFKGLKAQYIWYLGAGAMILMILYAILYLAGIDTYVGMALILSVGAGMVMKVYQMSNKYGEYGLMKEIAKRGIPKVVKCNSREVFRNMNITAKRRSVIKK; this is encoded by the coding sequence ATGGGAAACAGCGTATATGTGATCAACAAGGGAATTAACAAATCCATTGAATTCAAAGGTTTAAAGGCCCAGTACATATGGTACCTGGGTGCCGGGGCGATGATCCTGATGATCCTGTATGCCATTTTGTATCTGGCCGGCATCGATACTTATGTGGGCATGGCCTTGATATTGTCCGTGGGAGCCGGAATGGTGATGAAGGTATATCAAATGAGCAACAAGTACGGGGAGTATGGATTGATGAAGGAAATTGCGAAACGCGGTATTCCCAAGGTGGTCAAATGTAACAGCAGGGAGGTTTTTAGGAACATGAACATAACAGCAAAGAGGAGGTCAGTAATCAAAAAATAA
- a CDS encoding DUF4134 domain-containing protein has product MVAAITTILVLQDLMVQAQGGKAGIDKADSEIRTYFQSGEKLMYAVGAILGLIGAVKVYQKWSGGDQDTSKVAAAWLGSCIFLVVVATILRSFFGIA; this is encoded by the coding sequence ATGGTGGCTGCCATTACAACGATATTGGTCCTTCAGGATCTGATGGTGCAGGCGCAAGGTGGTAAGGCCGGCATTGATAAGGCTGATTCGGAAATACGAACCTATTTCCAGTCCGGCGAGAAGCTCATGTATGCAGTAGGTGCCATTCTTGGGTTGATTGGAGCTGTAAAGGTTTACCAGAAGTGGTCTGGTGGAGACCAGGACACTTCAAAAGTTGCGGCGGCGTGGTTGGGCAGCTGTATATTTCTTGTGGTAGTGGCCACAATTTTAAGGAGCTTTTTTGGAATCGCATGA
- a CDS encoding Crp/Fnr family transcriptional regulator, with protein MSAMNNPVLEMISQIIPVTEAFVVDFTSRLQYRSLTKNAILLRQGTICNHMHFVIKGLLRSYYEVGFEDVTNWFLMENDLVISLLSFYRRQPSFETIEALEDCELISIHHDDLMELYGSHVEFNVIGRVLTTEYYCKSEENMLAMRKHNAAEKYKDLMERSPEIIKRVPNKYIASYLSMSEETLSRIKSSHL; from the coding sequence ATGAGTGCTATGAACAATCCTGTTTTGGAAATGATCTCACAGATCATCCCTGTTACGGAAGCTTTTGTTGTTGATTTCACATCCAGGCTGCAATACAGGAGCCTTACAAAAAATGCAATTTTGTTACGGCAGGGTACCATATGTAACCATATGCATTTTGTAATTAAAGGATTACTCAGGTCCTATTATGAGGTGGGGTTTGAAGACGTCACCAATTGGTTTTTGATGGAAAATGATTTGGTCATCTCTTTGTTGTCCTTCTACCGAAGACAGCCTAGTTTTGAAACTATTGAAGCCCTGGAAGACTGTGAGCTGATCTCCATTCACCACGATGACCTTATGGAGCTATATGGCAGTCACGTTGAATTCAATGTAATAGGCAGAGTGCTGACCACCGAGTATTATTGCAAAAGTGAGGAGAATATGCTCGCGATGCGCAAACATAATGCAGCTGAAAAGTACAAGGATCTCATGGAACGTTCACCAGAGATCATCAAGCGGGTTCCCAATAAATATATCGCATCCTACCTGAGCATGAGTGAGGAAACACTTTCGCGGATCAAATCAAGCCATTTGTAA
- a CDS encoding MauE/DoxX family redox-associated membrane protein, translating into MKIKKSIITIVSFLFIFIFIYTAHSKIVDHYRFASTLSTSPLIGEQYARPIAWMIPASEIAIGFLLIIPSTRKIGLWLSLGLMIVFTAYLIFMVTSGLPKTCNCGGVISSMRWTQHIAFNFGLISLAACALYIDKIYENITKWNKIAIHKLTKKRNGPHWKY; encoded by the coding sequence ATGAAAATCAAAAAATCCATTATCACAATTGTAAGTTTCCTGTTCATCTTTATTTTTATTTATACAGCTCATTCTAAAATTGTCGATCATTATAGATTCGCCAGTACACTTTCTACCTCCCCCTTAATTGGAGAGCAATATGCTCGCCCGATTGCCTGGATGATTCCAGCAAGTGAAATCGCAATTGGATTTTTACTGATTATACCCAGTACAAGAAAAATAGGTCTTTGGCTTTCTTTGGGTTTGATGATTGTATTTACCGCTTACTTGATCTTTATGGTGACCTCTGGACTTCCAAAAACTTGTAATTGCGGTGGTGTGATTTCCTCCATGCGTTGGACGCAGCACATCGCCTTCAATTTTGGCCTAATTTCTCTTGCTGCATGTGCATTGTATATTGATAAAATATATGAGAATATAACAAAGTGGAATAAAATAGCTATACATAAACTGACCAAAAAGCGGAATGGTCCGCATTGGAAATATTAA
- a CDS encoding TlpA disulfide reductase family protein, which produces MKYCILLSFLLAIIVCKAQNINPLKIGDHVPIIPLDSIYNFNSTSSSLHHFEGKLVVLDFWGIGCGSCIASFPKLELLQKEFGDKIQIILVTNASKSAIDAYFKRMKIKMPNIMMVVSDKILAKYFPYIFVPHSVWINPEGKVVNITNGYNNTSEHLNDILNGKPVNLILKRDVRHKDFQYYSLDSFLFKLEGKQYVYNSSLLKFNNGLPEVRAGVQLDTSKTEITKWYTNTSVLNLYTVAFQMGLPLNSKDYIFNNRIILDSLTYSFLIKPSDPNLFDAWKGKHWYSYFQRVSVTDKDAYQYMQEDLNRYFKKIYGIRAKLVERNVECIILVDKHDVNSKPDYQNTNKEVITWSGEMFLNLMSINYGVVASKTPFLNESRLKKRDSISMIRNINILDEKPLKDKLYKQGFDLIKEKRKIKYLVID; this is translated from the coding sequence ATGAAATATTGTATTCTCCTTTCATTTTTACTAGCTATTATAGTTTGTAAGGCACAAAATATAAACCCTTTAAAAATAGGAGATCATGTTCCCATCATACCATTAGACAGTATTTATAACTTTAATAGTACCTCATCTTCTCTACATCATTTTGAAGGGAAATTGGTTGTTTTGGATTTTTGGGGTATTGGCTGTGGATCTTGTATTGCCTCTTTCCCAAAATTAGAATTATTGCAAAAGGAATTTGGGGATAAAATCCAGATTATTTTGGTCACTAATGCCAGTAAATCTGCAATAGATGCTTATTTCAAGAGAATGAAAATCAAGATGCCTAATATAATGATGGTGGTGTCAGATAAAATCCTTGCTAAATATTTTCCATATATTTTTGTTCCTCATAGTGTGTGGATTAATCCCGAAGGAAAGGTTGTAAACATTACTAACGGCTACAATAACACTAGTGAGCATTTAAATGATATTCTGAATGGGAAACCGGTGAATTTAATTTTGAAGAGAGATGTTAGACACAAAGATTTTCAATATTACTCACTTGATTCATTCTTGTTTAAATTGGAAGGAAAACAATATGTGTACAATTCTTCGCTACTGAAGTTCAATAACGGACTCCCTGAAGTTCGGGCCGGGGTTCAGTTGGACACTTCTAAAACCGAAATAACAAAATGGTATACAAATACTTCCGTATTAAACTTGTATACGGTTGCTTTTCAAATGGGCCTTCCATTAAATTCAAAAGATTATATATTCAATAATCGTATAATTTTGGATTCGCTAACTTATAGCTTCCTAATAAAGCCATCAGACCCAAATTTGTTTGATGCTTGGAAAGGTAAACATTGGTATAGTTATTTTCAAAGAGTTTCTGTAACCGACAAAGATGCTTATCAGTATATGCAAGAAGATTTAAATCGTTATTTTAAGAAGATTTATGGCATTAGAGCAAAATTGGTAGAACGCAATGTAGAATGTATTATTTTAGTAGATAAACACGATGTAAATAGCAAACCAGATTATCAAAATACCAATAAGGAAGTTATTACGTGGTCCGGGGAAATGTTCCTAAATCTAATGTCAATAAATTATGGAGTAGTGGCTTCGAAAACCCCATTTTTGAATGAATCTAGATTGAAAAAGCGGGATAGTATTTCAATGATAAGGAATATTAATATTTTGGATGAGAAACCTTTGAAAGATAAATTATACAAACAAGGTTTTGATTTGATTAAAGAGAAAAGGAAGATTAAGTATCTGGTGATAGATTAG
- a CDS encoding RagB/SusD family nutrient uptake outer membrane protein, with translation MNWIEFSRTFRCITICLTIYVICGSSCSKYLDKKSDNSLAIPKTLQDFQSLLDYAVRMNFSEPILGEIAADNYYLLANDFQSLNVSYRDNYIWKNVAEWDANWVSPYTAISTSNLVLDNLEKVKNGDKLLFNSIKGSALFFRGHLHFNVVQDYAKAYDNSTASEDIGIVLKLTADINDPSKRVSLKECYLQIIEDLKNAASLLPFTTSISTRPTKAAAFAELARVYLCMSDFVQSGLYADSCLQIRDELIDYNTLDGSTKYPIASFNEETIFFATSLGAPPLKPPTCIVDSTLYQSYSNNDLRKHLFFGDNGNNTYSFRGNYAGTTNGGSSVCFTGIATDEIYLIRAECYARNNDTKRALIDINTLLRKRWLQNTFIDFDLDDSEKVLMVILNERRKELIFRNRRWSDLKRLNKVSKFAITLERKFENDTYSLPPNDLRYELLIPNSVISISGIEQNKR, from the coding sequence ATGAATTGGATTGAATTTAGTAGAACATTTAGATGTATCACTATATGTCTTACTATATACGTTATTTGCGGTTCCTCCTGTAGTAAATACCTAGATAAGAAGTCGGATAACAGTCTTGCTATCCCAAAAACGTTGCAGGATTTTCAATCGCTTTTGGATTATGCAGTCCGAATGAATTTTTCTGAGCCAATTCTAGGGGAAATCGCGGCGGATAATTATTATTTATTAGCAAATGATTTTCAAAGCTTAAATGTTAGTTACCGAGACAATTATATTTGGAAGAATGTTGCCGAATGGGATGCAAACTGGGTATCTCCTTATACAGCTATATCAACTAGCAATCTAGTTCTAGATAATCTGGAAAAGGTAAAGAATGGAGATAAATTATTATTTAACTCCATTAAAGGTAGCGCCTTATTTTTTAGGGGTCATTTACATTTTAACGTGGTTCAGGACTATGCTAAAGCTTATGATAATTCCACAGCTTCAGAAGATATAGGTATCGTGCTAAAACTAACTGCTGATATAAATGATCCTTCAAAAAGAGTGTCATTGAAAGAATGTTACTTGCAAATTATTGAAGACCTAAAGAATGCTGCATCGTTACTTCCATTTACTACAAGTATTTCTACACGGCCTACAAAAGCTGCGGCATTTGCTGAATTAGCAAGAGTCTACCTCTGCATGTCAGATTTTGTCCAATCCGGGTTGTATGCAGATTCCTGTTTGCAAATAAGAGATGAATTAATCGACTATAATACTCTTGATGGAAGCACTAAGTATCCAATAGCTTCATTTAATGAAGAAACTATTTTCTTTGCAACCTCACTGGGTGCCCCGCCCCTGAAACCTCCAACATGTATTGTTGATTCAACTTTGTATCAATCCTATTCAAATAACGATTTAAGAAAACATCTTTTTTTTGGAGATAACGGTAATAATACCTATAGTTTTAGAGGGAATTATGCTGGAACCACGAATGGAGGTTCAAGCGTCTGCTTTACTGGAATTGCAACGGACGAAATTTATTTGATCCGAGCAGAATGTTATGCAAGAAACAATGACACCAAGAGGGCATTAATAGACATTAATACATTGTTAAGAAAACGTTGGCTTCAAAACACATTCATTGACTTTGATTTAGACGATTCAGAGAAGGTGTTAATGGTCATATTGAATGAGCGAAGAAAGGAATTGATCTTTAGAAATAGAAGATGGAGTGACCTTAAACGACTGAACAAAGTGTCCAAGTTTGCCATCACACTTGAGCGAAAATTTGAGAATGATACTTATTCACTTCCGCCTAATGACCTTCGGTATGAGTTATTGATCCCCAATTCAGTAATCTCAATTTCTGGCATTGAACAAAATAAACGTTAA
- a CDS encoding SusC/RagA family TonB-linked outer membrane protein, translating into MMKHKGSLNRGTRHRIALPIVINFLVFMLLQGGLSAQGNITEQQTKGLTLSFRNAPVEKIFDAIEQQSSYRILYDKKLTGKAKPVSIEVKNAAAASVFKKIFAGQPFGYTLNGQRLIVQPHPNSKESKNQPIDFSLDSNKDSASQISGRVTYRGAPLPGASVKIEGSTIGTVTDENGRFKYLSGSRLNGFLIVSFVGFHSKRIKLPLELNETLEVELEQEEMKLEGHEVVSTGYQILPKERATGSFIFLDNTEYNREISTDVLSRLEGKVSGMAFDKRAADDRITIRGVSTLTYGISAPLIVVDNFPYNGDLNNINPNDVESITILKDAASASIWGARSANGVIVITTKKGQYNKPLTLSFASNLTISEKPDLNYFPQMTSSDFIDVEQELFNNGFQFSDTAKNNRPIFSPVYEILFKQRNGKLTHEAASQQIDELRNKDLRRDYSKYIYRNPLNQQNSIQISGGNNQIKYHFSGGYDRNLSRLKENDFDRITLQNNTTFRILKNMETVIGIAYTQSKSDNNSIGDYNSLSLSDARGTYIYPYAELGYGNTYNLPKNYRTAYLDTAGNGRLLNWNYNPLTEMQESDKSTKNQDFVLNLGNTYQLLPSLSVGIKYQFENQKTQYRSYYNTNTFFARDLINRFSQLKGSEVIYGIPLGGILDLDTRNLVSNNLRGQLNYDKVWNQKNRISAIAGMEISEANFQGNSFRTYGYNEENSTSQNVDFKNSYPVFDNLSGTTVVPNKADFSQVTNRYRSYFVNAAYTYKEKYIMSGSARKDESNLFGVETNKKGVPLWSSGLSWIISNEDFFKTKMISFLKLRSTFGYQGNINPTATSLATIRYYTPNRITNLIFAAPYTPPNSELRWEKVGTFNVGLDFSLKDDLITGSVEYYTKNSTDLLSPVPIDPTSGFNSVTMNAADIKGKGIDIQLTFKIIQTPNFKWRTSALYSSNKSVVAKYFNTSIRANSFLGNGFNLNPLEGKVLYPMFSYKWAGLDPKNGDPQGYLNGAVSKEYSSLMADSVQNLVYHGSAIPLYFGSIRNDINWKGFQLSVNITYKFKYFIRRPTIEYNSLYTQWKGHTDYKDRWQNPGDEATTSVPSMTYPANSNRDLFYANAEPNVEKGDHIRLQDIRLAYNFKNLSQSHCLVKNLEVSLYANNIGIIWKESKGQIDPDYINNKIPYSRSYAIGVRGSF; encoded by the coding sequence ATGATGAAACACAAAGGTTCCCTTAATCGAGGGACTCGGCATCGCATTGCCCTCCCAATAGTGATCAATTTCTTGGTATTTATGCTATTGCAGGGGGGACTATCTGCACAGGGCAACATTACAGAACAACAGACTAAAGGGTTAACCCTTTCTTTCCGGAATGCGCCGGTAGAAAAAATATTTGATGCCATAGAACAGCAGAGCAGCTACCGAATATTGTACGATAAGAAATTAACTGGCAAAGCGAAGCCTGTAAGCATCGAGGTTAAAAATGCAGCGGCGGCATCAGTCTTCAAAAAGATTTTTGCAGGGCAACCTTTTGGCTATACGTTAAATGGCCAGCGATTAATTGTGCAGCCTCATCCTAATTCCAAAGAAAGCAAAAACCAACCCATAGATTTCAGTTTAGATTCAAACAAAGATTCGGCCAGCCAGATCTCTGGCAGGGTCACCTATCGCGGCGCTCCTCTACCTGGAGCGTCCGTGAAGATTGAAGGATCCACAATAGGAACGGTTACGGATGAAAATGGCCGGTTTAAATATTTAAGTGGCAGCAGACTTAACGGTTTTCTCATAGTATCCTTTGTGGGTTTCCACTCAAAAAGGATCAAGCTGCCGCTTGAACTTAACGAAACACTGGAAGTGGAACTTGAACAAGAAGAAATGAAATTAGAAGGACATGAAGTAGTGTCTACGGGGTACCAAATATTACCCAAAGAAAGGGCGACGGGAAGCTTCATTTTTCTTGATAATACAGAGTACAATAGGGAAATTAGTACAGATGTGCTTAGCCGCCTGGAAGGCAAGGTCAGTGGAATGGCATTTGATAAGCGCGCAGCAGATGACCGAATTACAATTAGGGGTGTAAGCACATTAACTTATGGAATATCTGCACCACTTATTGTGGTTGATAATTTTCCATATAACGGAGATTTGAATAACATCAACCCAAATGATGTCGAAAGCATTACCATCCTTAAAGATGCAGCTTCCGCTTCCATTTGGGGCGCAAGGTCTGCAAATGGAGTAATAGTGATTACCACGAAGAAAGGGCAGTATAATAAGCCTTTGACTTTAAGTTTTGCTTCTAATTTGACCATATCAGAAAAGCCTGATTTAAACTACTTTCCCCAAATGACATCCTCAGATTTCATCGATGTGGAACAGGAATTGTTCAATAACGGTTTTCAATTTTCTGATACAGCAAAAAACAACCGGCCCATATTCTCTCCTGTTTATGAAATTCTATTTAAACAGCGGAATGGTAAACTGACACATGAAGCAGCATCGCAACAAATAGATGAACTAAGGAATAAGGATCTCAGGAGAGATTATTCAAAGTATATTTACCGCAACCCTTTAAACCAGCAAAATTCTATACAGATTTCGGGGGGGAACAACCAGATAAAATATCACTTTTCTGGGGGCTATGATCGAAATCTCTCCAGATTGAAAGAAAATGACTTTGACCGCATAACCTTACAAAACAATACTACATTTCGGATTTTGAAAAATATGGAGACAGTTATAGGTATTGCTTATACGCAAAGTAAATCTGATAACAACAGCATTGGTGATTACAATTCCTTATCTCTTAGTGATGCTAGAGGAACCTATATATATCCATATGCAGAACTGGGTTATGGAAATACATACAACCTACCAAAAAATTACAGAACTGCTTATTTGGATACTGCTGGCAATGGAAGGCTATTAAATTGGAATTACAATCCATTGACAGAGATGCAAGAATCAGATAAATCCACGAAAAATCAGGATTTTGTACTGAATCTGGGAAATACCTATCAGCTTTTACCTTCGTTAAGTGTCGGTATTAAATATCAATTCGAAAATCAGAAAACTCAATACAGATCCTATTACAATACCAATACTTTTTTTGCACGTGATTTAATAAATCGCTTTTCGCAGTTAAAGGGTAGCGAAGTAATCTATGGGATACCATTGGGGGGAATACTTGATTTGGATACAAGGAATCTAGTCAGCAACAACCTGCGCGGGCAATTGAATTACGATAAAGTATGGAATCAGAAGAATCGAATTTCAGCAATTGCAGGAATGGAAATTAGCGAAGCCAATTTCCAAGGCAATAGCTTTCGTACCTATGGATATAATGAGGAAAACAGTACATCCCAAAATGTGGATTTCAAGAATTCATATCCAGTTTTTGATAATTTAAGTGGAACTACTGTAGTTCCAAATAAAGCAGATTTCTCTCAAGTAACCAACCGTTATAGATCTTATTTTGTCAATGCTGCATATACCTACAAGGAAAAATATATAATGTCCGGGAGCGCGCGGAAAGATGAATCCAATTTATTTGGTGTGGAGACGAATAAAAAAGGGGTCCCTTTATGGTCAAGTGGTCTGAGTTGGATAATTTCAAATGAGGATTTTTTCAAAACCAAAATGATCTCCTTTTTAAAGCTCCGATCCACCTTTGGCTATCAGGGCAATATCAATCCAACAGCGACTTCTTTGGCGACAATTCGATATTACACCCCAAATAGAATAACTAATTTAATCTTCGCAGCTCCTTATACCCCGCCCAATTCAGAATTGCGCTGGGAAAAGGTTGGTACCTTTAACGTAGGTTTAGATTTTTCGTTGAAAGATGACCTAATAACTGGAAGTGTTGAATATTATACAAAAAACTCCACAGATCTTTTAAGTCCAGTACCTATAGACCCAACATCAGGATTCAATTCGGTTACTATGAATGCCGCTGATATAAAAGGTAAAGGTATTGATATTCAACTCACTTTTAAAATTATTCAGACACCTAATTTTAAATGGCGGACCAGTGCCCTGTACAGCTCGAACAAATCGGTTGTTGCAAAATATTTCAATACCAGCATAAGAGCCAATTCCTTTTTAGGGAATGGATTTAACCTAAATCCCTTAGAAGGAAAGGTACTATATCCAATGTTCTCCTATAAATGGGCAGGGTTGGATCCTAAGAATGGGGATCCACAAGGGTATTTAAATGGAGCTGTAAGTAAAGAGTATAGCAGTCTCATGGCGGATTCGGTTCAAAATCTCGTTTACCACGGATCGGCTATTCCCCTCTATTTTGGTTCAATAAGAAATGACATTAACTGGAAAGGATTTCAATTGTCAGTTAATATCACCTATAAATTTAAATACTTCATTCGAAGGCCAACTATAGAATACAATTCTCTGTACACTCAATGGAAGGGACACACTGACTATAAAGACAGGTGGCAGAATCCTGGTGATGAAGCAACAACTTCTGTCCCCTCTATGACGTACCCGGCCAATAGCAACCGTGACCTTTTTTATGCAAACGCTGAGCCTAACGTAGAAAAAGGTGACCATATCAGATTACAGGACATTAGGTTGGCTTATAATTTTAAAAATTTATCTCAATCACATTGTCTGGTTAAAAATCTGGAAGTTTCACTTTATGCCAATAATATTGGAATAATTTGGAAAGAAAGCAAAGGTCAAATTGATCCCGATTATATAAACAATAAAATCCCTTATTCCAGATCTTATGCAATTGGAGTTCGAGGTTCATTCTAA